From a region of the Bradyrhizobium diazoefficiens genome:
- a CDS encoding alpha/beta hydrolase yields MEQLVTSAVAGEAGTSLQHASAEIEPGVNIHYVAAGSGARIVVLLHGFPQTWRAWRHVIPRLVDDGFRVIAPDYRGAGNSSRPPSGYDKRTMASDIYRLLYEHLKLSSPVAMVGHDIGLMVAYAFAQAYHEDVTHLIAVDAPLPGTAIFDQLRASPRNWQFSFHNVRDLPELLVAGRERHYLQWFFSFRMSNPEAITEADLQAYLAAYAAPGAMRAAFELYRSFDQDSKDNRDLIAAKGKLRIPVLVAVGATSPTAPLVRGMMEEVSSEAKILSVAGAGHWIAEERPEALAAGLIDFLGPHR; encoded by the coding sequence GTGGAGCAACTCGTCACGTCCGCCGTCGCTGGAGAGGCCGGCACGTCGCTGCAGCACGCGAGCGCGGAGATCGAACCCGGCGTCAACATCCATTATGTCGCCGCCGGCAGCGGTGCCCGGATCGTTGTCCTGCTGCATGGCTTCCCGCAGACCTGGCGCGCCTGGCGCCACGTCATACCGCGGCTGGTCGACGACGGGTTTCGCGTCATCGCGCCCGACTATCGCGGCGCCGGCAACTCGTCCAGACCGCCTTCCGGCTATGATAAGCGCACGATGGCATCGGATATCTACCGGCTGCTGTACGAGCATCTGAAACTCTCGTCTCCGGTTGCAATGGTTGGACATGATATCGGTCTCATGGTGGCTTATGCGTTTGCGCAAGCTTATCACGAGGACGTCACGCACCTGATCGCAGTCGATGCACCGCTGCCGGGAACGGCGATTTTCGATCAACTGCGCGCCAGCCCACGCAATTGGCAGTTTTCGTTCCACAACGTCCGGGATCTTCCTGAACTGTTGGTCGCCGGGCGCGAAAGGCATTATTTGCAATGGTTCTTCAGCTTTCGCATGTCGAATCCGGAAGCGATCACGGAAGCCGACCTTCAGGCCTATCTGGCTGCCTATGCCGCGCCGGGTGCCATGCGCGCTGCGTTCGAGCTCTATCGGTCGTTCGACCAGGACTCGAAAGACAATCGCGATCTGATCGCGGCCAAGGGAAAGCTCAGAATTCCCGTGCTCGTGGCGGTTGGCGCGACCAGCCCGACCGCTCCGCTGGTGCGCGGCATGATGGAGGAAGTCAGCAGCGAGGCCAAAATCCTTTCAGTCGCCGGTGCGGGGCACTGGATCGCGGAAGAAAGACCCGAGGCTTTGGCGGCGGGATTGATCGATTTTCTGGGGCCACACCGCTGA
- a CDS encoding nuclear transport factor 2 family protein, protein MTDRRTFGGTAVQAAPNGEDIREANKRTVLAFYDAALRQSDFAAAAVHFGPRYIQHNPMISDGIDGFRSFLHELKQQFPELCSDIKRVFADGDFVILHVHARRQPGDLGLAIVDIFRLENGKIVEHWDVRQPLGETAVHPNGMF, encoded by the coding sequence ATGACGGATCGGCGAACATTCGGCGGCACCGCGGTGCAAGCCGCCCCAAACGGGGAGGACATTCGGGAAGCCAACAAACGAACCGTGCTGGCATTCTATGATGCCGCGTTGAGGCAGTCGGATTTCGCCGCTGCCGCCGTCCACTTCGGACCGCGCTACATCCAGCATAATCCGATGATCAGCGACGGCATCGACGGTTTCCGCTCGTTCCTCCATGAGCTCAAGCAGCAATTTCCTGAACTGTGCAGCGACATCAAGCGCGTCTTTGCCGATGGAGACTTCGTTATTCTTCATGTTCACGCCAGGCGCCAGCCGGGCGATTTGGGATTGGCGATCGTGGACATCTTCCGGCTCGAGAACGGCAAGATCGTCGAGCATTGGGACGTGCGCCAGCCGCTCGGCGAGACCGCGGTTCACCCCAATGGCATGTTCTAG
- a CDS encoding MFS transporter, with translation MGLFSALTGLAVLSGPVIGGLLVDVLGWRWVFWINLPLCAGTALLAMLRLGRDDRIAIRIDWPGVALLAAAMTAVVWGLSEGNASGWSGATVLLALSGGAAATLGFLAWQRLCTFPLVPGRLLTSARFRAGNIACLLMFMSMMGTLIFMAQYFSMVQQASALGAGERMLPWTLSLFAVAPLGGTAAGRFGEKLPAVTGLLLQSAALLWMSVLCGSVYGYVAWIAPLVLAGAGIALAMPAVQSAVLSSVAPPDMGKASGVYNTMRQLGWACGAAVAGAVFASAGSLTSAKAMAAGYAAVLLSTAALSAVAALVSLRLSKAGALTSVGMAASGSPANDLGKAAETA, from the coding sequence ATGGGCCTGTTCAGCGCGCTGACGGGTCTCGCCGTATTGTCCGGACCTGTCATCGGCGGCTTGTTGGTGGATGTGCTCGGTTGGCGCTGGGTGTTCTGGATCAATCTGCCGCTCTGTGCCGGCACGGCGTTGCTGGCGATGCTGCGCCTCGGTCGCGACGATCGCATCGCCATTCGAATCGACTGGCCCGGCGTTGCCCTGCTGGCCGCGGCAATGACGGCTGTCGTCTGGGGGCTCTCGGAAGGCAATGCGTCCGGCTGGTCCGGCGCGACCGTGCTGCTGGCCCTCAGCGGAGGGGCGGCGGCGACCCTTGGTTTCCTTGCCTGGCAGCGTCTGTGCACGTTTCCGCTCGTGCCTGGCCGATTGCTGACCTCGGCTCGATTCAGGGCAGGCAACATCGCGTGCCTGCTGATGTTCATGAGCATGATGGGCACGCTTATCTTCATGGCCCAGTATTTTTCGATGGTGCAGCAGGCGAGCGCATTGGGTGCGGGCGAACGAATGCTGCCCTGGACGTTATCGCTGTTCGCGGTCGCACCGCTCGGCGGGACTGCTGCCGGCCGGTTCGGAGAGAAGCTTCCGGCAGTGACGGGCTTGCTGCTGCAGAGCGCGGCGTTGCTGTGGATGTCGGTCCTCTGCGGCAGCGTCTATGGCTATGTCGCCTGGATCGCACCGCTGGTGCTGGCAGGGGCCGGCATTGCGTTGGCGATGCCGGCGGTGCAGAGCGCGGTGCTCAGCTCCGTTGCGCCGCCGGACATGGGCAAAGCCTCGGGCGTCTACAATACCATGCGCCAGTTGGGATGGGCCTGCGGCGCGGCCGTGGCGGGCGCGGTGTTCGCCAGTGCGGGCAGTCTCACGAGCGCGAAGGCGATGGCGGCCGGCTATGCCGCGGTGCTGCTGTCGACGGCAGCACTGTCGGCCGTCGCCGCGCTGGTCTCGTTGCGATTGTCGAAGGCCGGCGCGTTGACGTCGGTTGGCATGGCAGCCAGCGGTTCACCTGCGAATGATCTCGGCAAGGCAGCCGAGACAGCATGA
- a CDS encoding MFS transporter, whose protein sequence is MAVERFTSQQRWVLLVTAAASFIAVMDGMVVTTALDAIRRDLSAPLSALHWTMTAYSLSFAALLMAGAALGDRFGRRSIFILGLSAFAVSSMGCAAAPGIEWLIAARALQGAASALLVPVAMTLLGAAVTPAQRPVRWACSAR, encoded by the coding sequence ATGGCCGTCGAACGATTTACCAGCCAGCAGCGCTGGGTGCTGTTAGTGACTGCCGCCGCATCGTTCATCGCCGTCATGGACGGCATGGTCGTGACCACGGCGCTGGACGCAATCCGTCGTGACCTGTCGGCACCGTTATCCGCGCTGCATTGGACGATGACGGCCTATAGCCTGAGTTTCGCCGCGCTCCTGATGGCAGGCGCGGCCCTTGGCGATCGCTTCGGGCGTCGCTCGATCTTCATCCTCGGCCTGTCGGCCTTTGCGGTGTCGTCGATGGGCTGCGCGGCGGCACCCGGCATCGAATGGCTGATTGCGGCGCGCGCATTGCAGGGTGCCGCCTCGGCGTTGCTCGTCCCTGTCGCCATGACCCTGCTCGGAGCCGCGGTGACTCCGGCTCAACGCCCCGTGCGATGGGCCTGTTCAGCGCGCTGA
- a CDS encoding TetR/AcrR family transcriptional regulator yields the protein MARLREFDYDEVLDSGLQLFWRAGYEATSLGDLLEKTGLSKSSLYAAFGSKHDMLLASLDRYIDTVLQANLEDLRRGPARAAIVRSFEKILGLAPSSKLCFLQVCATELAGQDRPVRARIRRGLEQLQRGYRDAILRGRADGEFASAADPDALSFFLIANLYGLQVLGRAGFEADIRKNALTLALKALD from the coding sequence ATGGCGCGGCTCAGAGAATTCGATTACGACGAGGTGCTCGACAGCGGGCTCCAGCTGTTCTGGCGCGCGGGGTATGAAGCGACGTCGCTAGGCGACCTGCTCGAAAAGACAGGATTGAGCAAGAGCAGCCTTTACGCAGCATTCGGCAGCAAGCATGACATGCTGCTGGCCTCGCTCGACCGTTACATTGACACGGTACTGCAGGCGAATCTCGAAGACCTGCGGCGCGGGCCTGCACGGGCCGCTATCGTTCGCAGCTTCGAGAAGATCCTGGGCCTTGCGCCGTCCTCCAAACTTTGTTTCCTGCAAGTTTGCGCAACGGAACTGGCAGGGCAGGACCGGCCCGTCCGCGCACGCATTCGTCGCGGATTAGAGCAGCTGCAGCGGGGTTACCGTGACGCAATCCTGCGGGGAAGGGCGGACGGAGAGTTCGCTTCCGCCGCCGATCCAGACGCACTTTCGTTTTTTCTGATCGCGAACCTTTACGGCCTGCAGGTTCTGGGGCGCGCGGGATTCGAAGCCGATATCCGGAAGAATGCGCTCACGTTGGCGCTGAAGGCGCTGGACTGA
- a CDS encoding DUF2171 domain-containing protein — protein MVLPDQIKEYMEVVGNDGKHVGIIDGVEDDEIRLSKSHAPDGLDHFLPLATVEYVDDRVHLNRSSIRAMAEWR, from the coding sequence GTGGTCCTACCCGATCAGATCAAAGAGTACATGGAAGTCGTGGGTAACGACGGGAAACACGTGGGTATCATCGATGGCGTCGAGGATGATGAAATCAGGCTCAGCAAGAGTCACGCCCCCGACGGCTTGGACCATTTCCTGCCGCTCGCCACCGTCGAATACGTCGACGATCGAGTCCATCTCAACCGCAGCAGCATTCGTGCCATGGCGGAGTGGCGTTGA
- a CDS encoding class I SAM-dependent methyltransferase, which translates to MGFYNDVILPRLCDFAMRNKELVPYRKRVIGAAEGRVVEIGIGSGRNLPFYGPSANEILALEPAPKLVAMARRASHRAMPINFIEASAEAIPLDDHTADTVVTTWTLCSIPQAARALAEMRRILRPGGKLLFAEHGLAPEENVRRWQNLLTPAWKRIGGGCHLNRPIQTMIESSGFQIDRLDTGYIPGPKPMTFMYEGSARPS; encoded by the coding sequence ATGGGCTTTTACAACGATGTTATTCTGCCGAGACTGTGTGACTTTGCGATGCGCAACAAGGAACTCGTGCCCTATCGCAAGCGGGTCATCGGCGCTGCCGAGGGACGCGTGGTCGAGATCGGAATAGGATCCGGCCGGAATCTGCCTTTCTATGGACCATCCGCGAACGAGATTCTGGCGCTCGAGCCGGCTCCGAAGCTTGTGGCCATGGCGCGTCGCGCATCGCATCGAGCCATGCCCATCAACTTCATTGAGGCTTCCGCCGAGGCGATCCCGCTTGATGACCATACTGCCGATACTGTGGTAACGACCTGGACCCTGTGCTCCATTCCGCAGGCTGCGCGCGCACTGGCCGAAATGCGCCGCATCCTTCGCCCTGGCGGCAAGCTGCTGTTCGCCGAGCACGGGCTGGCACCCGAAGAAAATGTGCGGCGCTGGCAGAATCTCCTGACTCCGGCGTGGAAGCGCATTGGCGGCGGCTGTCATCTCAACCGTCCAATCCAAACGATGATCGAGAGCAGCGGATTCCAGATCGATCGACTGGACACCGGCTATATACCCGGGCCGAAACCAATGACGTTCATGTATGAGGGCAGCGCGCGACCGAGCTGA
- a CDS encoding cytochrome c family protein — protein MKKLLWIGPIAVLASSTISAPTLAAEGNAARGQRVFGACAACHSLEPNRNMTGPSLAKLWNRKAGSLASFPRYSSALKSSEVLWDDRTIDQWLKDPQHFIPGNQMTFPGIKDDQQRTDLLAFLKQATQPGHAASQSAQQGGQMGGMMGGGGGVPNLKELDPEGRVQKISHCGDTYNVTTADGRMRNFWERNLRLKTDSSEDGPQKGMPALVGAGMMGDRADVIFADPEEISGFIKNECPTR, from the coding sequence ATGAAGAAGCTTCTATGGATAGGGCCCATCGCGGTCTTGGCGAGTTCGACCATATCAGCACCGACGCTCGCCGCGGAAGGAAACGCGGCGCGTGGCCAGCGCGTATTTGGCGCGTGCGCCGCATGCCATTCGCTGGAGCCGAATCGGAATATGACCGGTCCAAGCCTGGCAAAACTCTGGAATCGCAAGGCAGGAAGCTTGGCAAGTTTCCCACGTTACTCGTCCGCGTTGAAAAGTTCGGAAGTGCTGTGGGACGACCGCACCATCGACCAATGGCTCAAGGACCCGCAGCACTTCATACCCGGCAACCAGATGACCTTTCCGGGGATCAAGGACGATCAACAGCGCACCGACCTCCTCGCGTTTCTCAAGCAAGCCACCCAGCCGGGGCATGCGGCATCGCAATCGGCGCAGCAGGGTGGCCAAATGGGCGGCATGATGGGCGGCGGCGGCGGGGTACCCAACTTGAAGGAGCTCGACCCCGAAGGCCGTGTGCAAAAGATCAGCCACTGCGGCGACACTTACAACGTGACCACCGCGGATGGCAGGATGCGAAATTTCTGGGAGCGCAATCTTCGGCTCAAGACGGACTCGAGCGAAGATGGCCCACAGAAGGGCATGCCCGCGCTCGTTGGCGCAGGAATGATGGGCGACCGCGCCGATGTGATCTTCGCCGATCCCGAGGAGATTAGTGGGTTCATCAAGAACGAATGTCCAACGCGTTAG
- the pdhA gene encoding pyruvate dehydrogenase (acetyl-transferring) E1 component subunit alpha, with translation MIARFEVRRRDYLAPDGSANRPLPAFATDAKLLVGLYRAMVLLRHFDRKAVALQRTGRLGTYAVSLGQEAVSVGMASAMQEEDVLVPSYRDNGALIWRGVKLEEILLFWGGDERGNDFSGPVHDFPFCVPVGSQAPHAAGVAYALKLRKEPRVAVCMFGDGATSKGDVYEAMNFAGAHKLPIVFVAVNNQWAISVPLRLQTGAETLAQKAIAAGFTGEQVDGNDVVALRAAAAEAIAAARGGKGPRFIEAVTYRLGDHTTSDDASRYRSAEEVQAHWKQEPIARLRSYLVRQKMWSKADEEQLAAECHERIEAAVERYLATPPRRPETMFDHLYADLPEAYAVQRRELSGEHDD, from the coding sequence GTGATCGCGCGCTTCGAGGTGCGTCGCCGCGACTACCTCGCGCCAGACGGCTCGGCAAACCGGCCGCTCCCCGCCTTCGCCACCGATGCCAAGCTGCTTGTCGGGCTGTATCGCGCCATGGTGCTGCTCCGGCATTTTGACCGAAAGGCTGTCGCATTGCAGCGCACCGGCCGGCTCGGGACCTATGCGGTCTCGCTCGGCCAGGAAGCAGTCTCCGTCGGGATGGCGAGTGCGATGCAAGAAGAAGACGTGCTGGTCCCCTCGTATCGCGACAACGGCGCCCTGATTTGGCGTGGCGTCAAGTTGGAGGAGATCCTGTTGTTTTGGGGTGGGGACGAGCGCGGCAATGACTTCTCGGGGCCGGTGCATGATTTCCCGTTTTGCGTTCCTGTCGGATCCCAGGCACCGCATGCCGCAGGCGTCGCCTACGCCCTCAAGCTGCGCAAGGAACCGCGTGTCGCCGTATGCATGTTCGGCGACGGCGCCACCTCGAAAGGCGATGTTTACGAAGCGATGAATTTCGCCGGCGCGCACAAATTGCCGATCGTGTTCGTCGCCGTCAACAATCAATGGGCCATATCGGTGCCGTTGCGGCTGCAAACCGGGGCGGAAACGCTGGCGCAAAAGGCCATTGCCGCCGGCTTCACCGGCGAGCAGGTCGATGGGAATGACGTTGTGGCGCTACGCGCTGCGGCCGCAGAAGCCATTGCCGCGGCGCGCGGCGGCAAGGGCCCTCGCTTCATCGAGGCGGTCACCTACCGGCTCGGCGATCATACAACCTCCGATGATGCATCCCGCTATCGTTCGGCGGAAGAAGTCCAGGCTCATTGGAAGCAAGAGCCGATTGCGCGGCTCAGGTCTTATCTTGTTCGCCAAAAAATGTGGAGCAAGGCAGACGAGGAGCAACTGGCGGCCGAGTGCCATGAGCGTATCGAGGCGGCGGTCGAGCGCTATCTGGCGACGCCGCCACGCCGTCCCGAGACCATGTTCGATCACCTCTATGCCGACCTGCCCGAGGCCTACGCCGTGCAACGTCGTGAACTCTCGGGAGAGCACGATGACTGA
- a CDS encoding alpha-ketoacid dehydrogenase subunit beta yields the protein MTEMTLVEAINLALGRAMEDDPAVVVLGEDIGVDGGVFRATVGLQKRFGSERVLDTPLAELLIGGLCVGMAAQGLKPVGEIQFMGFIYPCLDQLVNHASRMRNRTRGRLTCPMVLRTPHGAGIRAPEHHSESTEAMLAHIPGLRVVMPSSPERAYGLLLAAVRDPDPVVFLEPTRLYRAAKGEVEDNGEALPLDRAFVLREGRDVTLISWGAVLKETMAAADALSAEGIAAEVIDLATLKPYDENTVLSSVAKTGRCVIVHEAARTGGFGAEIAATIAERGLSSLLAPVTRVSGYDTVIPMARLEQHYMPSVERITTATRKVCQFS from the coding sequence ATGACTGAGATGACGTTGGTCGAAGCCATCAACCTGGCGCTCGGACGCGCGATGGAGGATGATCCAGCCGTGGTCGTTCTCGGAGAGGATATCGGCGTCGACGGCGGCGTCTTCCGCGCCACCGTAGGCCTGCAGAAGCGCTTTGGTTCGGAGCGCGTTCTGGATACGCCGCTTGCCGAGCTCCTCATTGGCGGTCTTTGCGTCGGCATGGCGGCGCAGGGGCTCAAACCCGTCGGCGAGATCCAGTTTATGGGATTTATCTATCCCTGCCTGGATCAACTGGTGAACCATGCATCGAGAATGCGCAATCGTACCCGGGGACGCCTCACCTGCCCGATGGTTCTGCGCACGCCGCATGGAGCCGGCATTCGCGCGCCTGAGCATCATTCCGAAAGCACCGAGGCGATGCTCGCCCACATTCCCGGCTTGCGAGTTGTCATGCCTTCGTCGCCGGAACGCGCCTACGGTCTTCTCCTCGCTGCGGTCCGCGATCCAGATCCGGTGGTGTTTCTGGAGCCAACGCGGCTGTACCGCGCGGCGAAGGGCGAGGTGGAGGACAATGGCGAAGCCTTGCCGCTGGATCGTGCCTTTGTCCTGCGGGAAGGTCGCGACGTCACATTGATCAGTTGGGGCGCGGTGTTGAAGGAGACCATGGCCGCGGCCGATGCGCTTTCCGCCGAGGGTATCGCTGCAGAGGTCATCGATCTTGCCACCCTGAAGCCTTATGATGAAAACACCGTGCTCAGTTCGGTCGCGAAGACCGGGCGTTGCGTCATTGTGCACGAAGCGGCACGCACCGGCGGATTCGGAGCCGAGATCGCCGCGACGATCGCTGAGCGTGGCCTGTCCTCGCTGCTCGCGCCGGTGACGCGTGTCAGCGGCTACGACACCGTCATCCCGATGGCACGCCTCGAGCAACACTATATGCCTTCTGTTGAACGCATCACCACCGCAACACGCAAAGTGTGCCAATTCAGCTAA
- a CDS encoding dihydrolipoamide acetyltransferase family protein, producing the protein MRQFVLPDLGEGLEEAEIVTWHVTEGDHVVTDQPLLSVETDKAVVEIPSPSGGRIAHLFGNKGDIVKVGAPLLEFAEGAEQDTGTIVGELGREEHPPAAGNSLERPTGQQPQVFPAVRALARKLDVDLETVEATGPGGTITRADVERAAKSTPESGSTEPMRGMRRAMAQRMTAAHAQIVPATVTDEADIDDWPTGEDVTIRLVRAIAVACKAEPALNAWYNSTTGERRLIPRVDLGIAVDTEGGLIVPVLRNVAERSVSDLRAGLDRLRADAIARSIPPEELRGATISLSNFGMIGGRFANLIIVPPQAAIIGAGRISPRAVAHRGQPAVRRMLPLSLTFDHRIVTGGEAARFLVALKSDLELMS; encoded by the coding sequence ATGCGCCAGTTCGTGCTGCCGGACCTCGGTGAAGGGCTTGAAGAGGCGGAGATCGTCACCTGGCATGTCACGGAGGGCGATCACGTCGTCACCGATCAGCCACTCCTCTCCGTGGAAACCGACAAGGCGGTGGTTGAGATACCATCGCCATCGGGCGGACGCATCGCGCACCTGTTCGGCAACAAGGGAGACATCGTGAAGGTCGGCGCGCCGCTCCTCGAATTTGCCGAGGGCGCCGAGCAGGACACCGGTACGATCGTCGGCGAACTCGGCAGGGAGGAACATCCGCCAGCCGCTGGAAATTCCCTGGAACGACCGACCGGGCAGCAGCCCCAGGTGTTTCCAGCTGTGCGCGCACTCGCACGCAAGCTCGATGTCGATCTTGAGACCGTGGAAGCCACGGGTCCCGGCGGCACAATCACGCGGGCCGATGTCGAACGGGCTGCAAAGAGCACGCCCGAATCCGGATCCACCGAGCCCATGCGCGGCATGCGACGCGCGATGGCCCAACGCATGACGGCAGCCCACGCGCAAATCGTCCCCGCCACCGTGACCGATGAAGCCGATATCGACGACTGGCCGACGGGCGAGGACGTGACAATCCGCCTGGTCCGGGCCATCGCCGTCGCCTGCAAGGCTGAACCCGCGCTCAATGCCTGGTATAATTCCACCACGGGAGAGCGTCGCCTGATTCCGCGCGTCGATCTCGGGATTGCCGTCGATACTGAGGGGGGACTTATCGTTCCCGTGTTGCGCAATGTCGCAGAGCGCAGCGTATCGGATTTGCGGGCCGGTCTCGACCGCCTGCGGGCTGATGCGATCGCGCGCTCGATTCCCCCGGAGGAGCTGCGCGGCGCGACCATTTCGCTGTCGAATTTCGGGATGATCGGAGGCCGGTTTGCCAATCTGATCATCGTGCCGCCGCAAGCGGCCATCATAGGAGCGGGACGGATTTCCCCGCGGGCGGTGGCGCATCGGGGCCAGCCTGCAGTGAGGCGTATGTTGCCGTTGTCGCTCACCTTTGACCATCGCATCGTGACCGGGGGCGAAGCCGCTCGCTTCCTGGTTGCACTCAAGTCGGATCTTGAGCTGATGTCGTGA
- a CDS encoding GYD domain-containing protein: protein MKYVLLGNLSPEWASKQSERVSKAKAKLDKLGIKIESIHYTQGYYDFVDVVDAPKPEAVLAFSVWYSNQGLGRIQSMPAFEAKTFEAAVKDAAG, encoded by the coding sequence ATGAAATATGTATTGCTCGGAAATCTAAGCCCGGAGTGGGCAAGCAAGCAGTCGGAGCGAGTTAGCAAGGCCAAGGCTAAGCTCGACAAACTCGGCATCAAGATCGAGTCGATCCACTACACGCAGGGCTATTACGATTTCGTCGACGTCGTCGATGCCCCGAAGCCGGAGGCGGTCCTTGCGTTTTCCGTCTGGTATTCCAACCAGGGTCTGGGCCGGATCCAAAGCATGCCGGCCTTTGAAGCAAAGACCTTTGAAGCGGCGGTTAAGGACGCCGCGGGCTGA
- a CDS encoding LysR family transcriptional regulator, with protein sequence MLNLAWVRTFLALVEYKSFQAAADQLQLAQPTVSQQIRKLEEQLGAVLLTRSRLGCAPTAAAVAFIPYAESLMRVHQRAVAAVQRGGQRIGASSNVGIYVLQPYLRTYLEGRDPASFDVVIDCNPVIAQKLSDAEIDVAVMEWWDRRPGFLWKEWRREPLVVIAPPEHRLALRSEICKDELATLDLLGGEPGTGTGRLLDAYFEPGEPRPRVSLQLGSTEAVKQAVKANLGVSLVLRSTVTEEIASGSLRAIPVEPALAKDIFVIWRGTGTAVVPPFVTHLVRTDPRTDPAAHH encoded by the coding sequence ATGTTGAACCTAGCCTGGGTGAGAACCTTTCTTGCCTTGGTGGAGTACAAGAGCTTTCAGGCCGCCGCAGATCAATTGCAACTTGCGCAACCGACGGTCTCGCAGCAGATCCGCAAGCTAGAAGAGCAACTCGGCGCCGTTCTCCTTACACGTAGCCGCTTGGGCTGCGCGCCGACGGCCGCAGCTGTTGCTTTCATCCCCTATGCCGAAAGCCTGATGCGGGTCCATCAAAGGGCGGTCGCGGCCGTGCAGCGCGGCGGGCAACGGATCGGCGCAAGCTCTAACGTCGGAATCTACGTGCTCCAGCCCTATCTGAGGACCTACCTTGAGGGGCGAGATCCGGCGTCATTCGACGTGGTGATCGACTGCAATCCGGTGATAGCGCAGAAACTCTCGGATGCCGAAATCGACGTAGCCGTTATGGAATGGTGGGACAGGCGGCCGGGCTTCCTCTGGAAGGAATGGCGGCGCGAGCCGCTCGTCGTCATCGCCCCGCCGGAGCATCGGTTGGCGCTCCGTAGCGAGATCTGTAAGGATGAGCTTGCAACGCTCGATCTGCTTGGCGGCGAGCCCGGTACCGGGACCGGCCGCTTGCTTGACGCCTATTTCGAACCGGGCGAGCCGAGGCCGCGGGTTTCCCTGCAGCTCGGCAGCACCGAAGCAGTCAAGCAGGCCGTGAAAGCTAATCTCGGCGTCTCGCTAGTGCTGCGCTCGACCGTGACGGAGGAAATCGCCAGCGGCAGCCTGCGTGCGATACCCGTCGAGCCCGCGCTCGCTAAGGACATCTTCGTGATCTGGCGCGGCACGGGAACCGCCGTAGTTCCTCCCTTCGTAACCCATCTGGTTCGCACCGATCCGCGGACGGACCCAGCCGCGCATCACTAG
- a CDS encoding phosphonate dehydrogenase gives MVQIVLTHRVHEEVLEYLAPCGELVANQTAETLPREEVTRRAASADAMMAFMPDKIDAAFLAACPRLKIVGAALKGFDNFDVAACTARGVWLTVVPDLLTVPTAELTIGLLIGVTRQIRQGDGWVRGGQFAGWRPEFYGLGVAGSTIGIVGMGAIGQAVADRLRGWDAGVLYTDRSRIAPDAEARLGLCWCECEALLRQADAIILALPLTAETQHFVNTESLKLTKRGAFLVNPCRGSVVDEAAVLAALQAGRLAGYAADVFEMEDWARADRPTEIAPALLSRPDTLFTAHMGSAVRRVRLAIELRAAANIRQALLGQRPDDAINDVAVLRETAC, from the coding sequence ATTGTGCAGATTGTCCTGACGCACAGGGTGCACGAGGAAGTGCTGGAATATCTCGCGCCTTGCGGCGAGCTCGTTGCCAATCAGACAGCCGAGACGCTGCCGCGCGAGGAGGTGACGCGACGCGCGGCGAGCGCGGATGCGATGATGGCGTTCATGCCGGACAAGATCGACGCGGCATTCCTGGCAGCTTGCCCGCGGCTGAAGATCGTTGGCGCCGCGCTGAAGGGCTTTGACAATTTCGATGTGGCCGCCTGCACCGCGCGAGGCGTCTGGCTCACGGTGGTGCCGGACCTTTTGACCGTCCCGACGGCGGAGCTGACGATTGGCCTGCTCATCGGCGTCACGCGCCAGATACGGCAAGGTGACGGCTGGGTCCGCGGCGGCCAGTTTGCTGGATGGCGGCCCGAATTTTACGGACTGGGTGTAGCTGGCTCGACCATCGGTATTGTCGGGATGGGGGCGATCGGCCAAGCCGTCGCCGATCGGTTGCGCGGCTGGGACGCCGGTGTTCTCTACACGGATCGGTCGCGGATCGCACCGGATGCCGAGGCGCGGCTCGGCCTTTGCTGGTGCGAATGCGAAGCGCTGCTGCGGCAGGCCGACGCCATCATCCTTGCGCTGCCGCTCACGGCCGAGACGCAACATTTCGTCAACACCGAAAGCCTGAAGTTGACGAAACGCGGCGCCTTTCTTGTCAATCCATGCCGCGGATCGGTTGTGGACGAAGCCGCAGTCCTGGCCGCGCTGCAGGCCGGCCGGCTCGCAGGCTATGCCGCTGATGTATTCGAGATGGAGGACTGGGCCCGCGCGGATCGTCCAACCGAGATCGCGCCGGCCTTGCTGTCGCGTCCCGACACGCTCTTCACGGCACATATGGGTTCGGCTGTACGGCGCGTCCGGCTCGCCATCGAGCTGCGGGCGGCCGCGAATATCCGCCAGGCTTTGCTGGGGCAACGGCCGGACGACGCCATCAATGATGTTGCCGTGCTGAGGGAAACCGCATGTTGA